Proteins encoded by one window of Cyclobacteriaceae bacterium:
- a CDS encoding bifunctional phosphoglucose/phosphomannose isomerase, whose product MSATKKYIESFTRQLAEALKISESIDLVRPGSDIRNVVIAGMGGSGIGANLVESLTFGRIPIPITVCKSYNIPQFVSPHTLFIACSYSGNTEETIAALNKALLKRAHVIVVASGGKLIDIAREYNLFYIQLPAGSDSPRAMLAYNMIALLSVLYHTGLIGSTYIKETENAIQFLDRGEKGIQNEAELIARKLKGKLPMIYCDNRLYAMALRFQQQLNENAKHLAHINTFPEMNHNELVGWQFPENLMPMLQVIYMYSDHDHERVEKRMEICRDIFEKRSNPIIDVVGEGASLLEQYYYLIHLTDWVSYYLARENGVEPDPIESINYLKGELDKIK is encoded by the coding sequence ATGTCAGCAACAAAGAAATACATTGAGAGCTTTACCCGCCAGTTAGCCGAGGCACTGAAAATAAGTGAGTCTATTGATCTGGTGCGCCCGGGCAGCGACATCCGCAATGTGGTGATTGCCGGAATGGGCGGATCGGGCATTGGCGCCAACCTGGTGGAGTCGCTTACCTTTGGCCGGATTCCCATTCCGATAACGGTGTGCAAGAGTTACAACATCCCCCAGTTTGTTAGTCCGCATACGTTGTTTATTGCCTGCAGTTACAGCGGCAACACCGAGGAAACCATTGCTGCTTTGAACAAAGCATTATTGAAGCGTGCGCACGTAATTGTTGTGGCTTCGGGTGGTAAACTGATCGACATCGCACGTGAGTATAATTTGTTCTATATCCAGCTACCTGCAGGATCTGACAGTCCGCGTGCCATGCTTGCCTACAACATGATTGCCCTGCTGTCGGTGTTGTATCATACCGGACTTATTGGATCAACCTATATCAAAGAAACAGAGAATGCCATTCAGTTTCTGGATCGTGGAGAGAAAGGCATTCAAAACGAAGCGGAGCTGATCGCACGAAAACTCAAAGGCAAATTGCCGATGATTTACTGCGACAACCGGTTGTATGCGATGGCGCTTCGCTTTCAGCAACAATTAAATGAAAACGCCAAGCACCTGGCGCACATCAATACATTTCCGGAAATGAACCACAACGAACTGGTGGGTTGGCAGTTTCCGGAAAACCTGATGCCGATGCTTCAGGTGATTTATATGTACTCCGACCACGATCATGAGCGCGTAGAGAAACGCATGGAAATCTGTCGCGATATTTTTGAAAAACGATCGAACCCGATTATTGATGTGGTGGGTGAAGGTGCTTCCCTGCTTGAGCAATACTACTACCTCATTCATCTCACCGATTGGGTTTCCTACTACCTGGCGCGCGAGAATGGTGTGGAGCCCGATCCGATTGAATCGATCAATTACTTGAAGGGGGAACTGGATAAAATCAAGTGA
- a CDS encoding 3'-5' exonuclease, whose protein sequence is MIPELRDILFLDIETVASTDNFASLDERLKTQWSRKASFLKREEGVTDEQLFHQRAGIYAEFGKVVCIAVGKLYDTESGELGLKTKAYYGHDEKVVLTEFKFMLDKLDASIRFCAHNGKEFDYPYMSRRMLVNGIALPAPLNLAGKKSWEVNHLDTMELWKFGDYKHYTSLDLLAAIFNIPSSKNGIDGSQVNSVYYKEKDLERIKDYCVSDVVVLTQLYLRMKGVPLIAEHNIIHA, encoded by the coding sequence ATGATACCCGAACTACGCGACATTCTTTTTTTGGATATTGAAACGGTAGCCAGTACCGACAACTTCGCTTCATTGGATGAGCGGCTAAAAACTCAATGGTCGCGAAAAGCCTCCTTTTTAAAACGCGAAGAAGGTGTAACCGATGAGCAGTTGTTTCATCAGCGCGCAGGCATTTATGCCGAATTCGGAAAAGTGGTCTGCATTGCCGTGGGCAAGTTGTATGATACCGAATCGGGCGAGCTTGGCTTAAAGACAAAAGCCTATTACGGGCACGATGAAAAAGTTGTGCTTACTGAATTCAAATTCATGCTCGACAAGCTAGATGCGAGTATCCGCTTCTGTGCGCACAACGGTAAAGAATTCGATTACCCCTACATGAGTCGCAGAATGCTGGTAAACGGTATCGCGTTGCCCGCTCCGCTTAACCTGGCCGGAAAAAAATCGTGGGAAGTAAACCACCTCGATACCATGGAGCTCTGGAAGTTTGGCGATTACAAGCATTATACTTCGCTCGATTTATTGGCCGCCATTTTCAATATCCCTTCCAGCAAAAACGGCATTGATGGAAGCCAGGTGAACTCCGTTTATTACAAAGAAAAAGATCTTGAGAGAATTAAAGATTACTGCGTAAGCGATGTAGTGGTATTAACACAACTTTACCTTCGGATGAAGGGAGTTCCGCTGATTGCGGAGCATAATATCATTCATGCTTGA
- a CDS encoding type II toxin-antitoxin system RelE/ParE family toxin gives MAYEIRWSPDARRDYFAILDYLNAHWTEKEAINFIDRTEQILQLISDNPLLFVSSAKKPEIHRCVIVSQVSLFYKVKNNQVELLRFWDNRMDPEKLNY, from the coding sequence ATGGCGTATGAAATACGCTGGTCACCTGACGCAAGGCGCGATTATTTTGCCATTTTGGATTATCTGAATGCACATTGGACTGAAAAAGAAGCAATCAATTTTATTGATCGCACGGAGCAAATCTTGCAACTCATTTCTGATAATCCCCTTCTTTTCGTTTCATCTGCCAAAAAACCTGAGATTCACAGATGTGTCATCGTAAGTCAGGTCAGCTTGTTTTATAAGGTAAAAAACAATCAGGTTGAACTTTTACGATTCTGGGACAATCGAATGGATCCTGAAAAATTGAATTACTAA
- a CDS encoding YraN family protein, with amino-acid sequence MSDKAAIGKKGEDLAAAYLEQRGYQVVARNFRHKHAEIDLIVKKENWLLFVEVKARSSSAFGEPETFVDFKKGRKIFEAAEAYIFANDWHGHIRFDIISVKLGNPPEIRHFEDAIN; translated from the coding sequence ATGTCGGATAAAGCCGCCATTGGAAAAAAAGGAGAGGACCTGGCAGCCGCGTATCTGGAGCAAAGAGGGTATCAGGTTGTGGCGCGGAACTTTCGCCACAAGCACGCAGAGATTGACCTGATTGTGAAAAAGGAAAACTGGTTACTGTTTGTGGAAGTGAAAGCCCGTAGTTCGAGTGCGTTTGGTGAGCCGGAAACGTTTGTAGATTTTAAAAAGGGAAGAAAAATTTTTGAAGCGGCTGAAGCATACATTTTTGCCAACGATTGGCACGGGCACATCCGGTTTGATATTATTTCTGTGAAGTTGGGGAACCCGCCTGAGATCAGGCATTTTGAGGATGCAATAAATTAG
- the lipB gene encoding lipoyl(octanoyl) transferase LipB encodes MNALINRKTQFIHLGLIDYKQAWDYQASLFAKILEVKKANRDLPVEQQQPTENFLIFCEHPHVFTLGKSGDEANLKIKKENLHTIQASYVHTNRGGDITYHGPGQIVGYPVIDLENFFTDIHQYMRLLEEAVIQTLTEFGISSGRIPGLTGVWLDPDNESRARKICALGVKTSRWVAMHGFAFNVNADLNYFDYIVPCGIDDKAVTSMEFELGKKQDMKAVEEILKTKLAHLFEMELV; translated from the coding sequence GTGAACGCGCTCATCAACCGCAAAACGCAATTCATTCACCTCGGACTTATCGATTATAAACAAGCCTGGGATTACCAGGCTTCGCTTTTTGCAAAAATACTGGAGGTTAAAAAGGCAAACCGCGACTTGCCGGTTGAGCAGCAACAGCCCACCGAGAACTTCCTGATTTTCTGTGAACACCCGCATGTTTTTACCTTAGGTAAAAGTGGCGATGAAGCCAACCTGAAAATCAAAAAAGAAAACCTCCACACCATTCAGGCTTCTTACGTACACACCAATCGCGGTGGCGATATTACGTACCACGGCCCGGGGCAAATTGTTGGGTACCCGGTTATTGACCTTGAAAATTTCTTCACCGACATTCACCAATACATGCGCCTGCTGGAAGAAGCCGTAATTCAAACGCTCACTGAATTCGGGATTTCTTCTGGTCGCATTCCAGGACTTACAGGTGTGTGGCTTGATCCGGACAATGAAAGTCGTGCACGTAAAATCTGCGCCCTCGGAGTAAAAACCAGTCGCTGGGTGGCTATGCACGGCTTTGCCTTTAATGTAAATGCCGACTTGAACTATTTCGATTACATCGTTCCGTGTGGTATTGATGATAAAGCTGTTACCTCTATGGAGTTTGAACTGGGCAAAAAGCAAGATATGAAAGCGGTTGAAGAAATTTTGAAAACAAAACTTGCACACCTGTTTGAAATGGAGTTAGTATGA